Proteins encoded in a region of the Micromonas commoda chromosome 10, complete sequence genome:
- a CDS encoding predicted protein, which translates to MLHDENNEHFPEVLRERRRFYRETSKEQDFWIVPNPAFLDAMPDVKKKVRQPCVAVVTTDKVWNDFVKLRLDRVYKGAVEGTGVECLKSNELIAKDAFKAPDPSKWTAPYLKYAPGWWEAFYPGNEDA; encoded by the coding sequence ATGCTCCACGACGAGAACAACGAGCACTTCCCCGAGgtgctccgcgagcgccgccgcttctACCGCGAGACGAGCAAGGAGCAGGACTTCTGGATCGTGCCCAACCCCGCGTTCCTCGACGCCATGCCGGACGTGAAGAAGAAGGTGCGTCAGccgtgcgtcgcggtcgtcacCACCGACAAGGTGTGGAATGACTTTGTCAagctccgcctcgaccgcgtgTACAAGGGGGCCGTGGAGGGCACCGGCGTCGAGTGCCTCAAGTCcaacgagctcatcgccaaGGATGCGTTCAAGGCGCCCGACCCGAGCAAGTGGACCGCGCCCTACCTCAAGTACGCCCCGGGTTGGTGGGAGGCGTTCTACCCCGGCAACGAGGACGCGTGA
- a CDS encoding predicted protein, with protein MSPRSMAYTGIFMVSGFIVASVFNTNGDLGINSDFSAIDNMVTPAAETLTRWLSIAGAATLGFLGIGQVASAASKKNDGDKTKLHKTLDALAEALAGFTFGLGLTVSGMRRAAKVSGFLSATRASFDPSLMLVMGGAMALSIPGFAIANKKKAPACTREFSIPKNRKIDDKLMLGGVLFGAGWGLAGMCPGPAIVSLAARPTQKLAAWIVSVLGGMWIQKYIP; from the coding sequence ATGAGCCCCCGCTCCATGGCGTACACCGGCATCTTCATGGTGTCCGGCTTCATCGTCGCCAGCGTCTTCAATACCAACGGTGATCTCGGCATCAACTCCGACTTCTCCGCCATCGACAACATGGtcacgcccgccgcggagacccTCACGCGCTGGCTCTCCatcgcgggagccgcgacCCTGGGCTTCCTTGGCATCGGCCAagtcgcctccgccgcgtccaaaaagaacgacggcgacaagACCAAGCTCCACAagaccctcgacgccctcgccgaggccctcgccgggttcacgttcggcctcggcctcacCGTCAGCGgcatgcgccgcgcggcgaaggtcaGCGGCTTCCTCTCCGCCACGAGGGCGTCTTTCGACCCGAGCCTGATGCTCGTGATGGGCGGCGCCATGGCGCTGTCCATCCCGGGCTTCGCGATCGCCAACAAGAAAAAAGCACCCGCGTGCACCAGGGAGTTCAGCATCCCCAAGAACAGGAAGATCGACGACAAGCTGATGCTGGGCGGCGTGCTGTTTGGCGCCGGCTGGGGCCTGGCCGGTATGTGCCCGGGTCCGGCCATCGTGAGcctggcggcgaggccgacgcaGAAGCTGGCGGCGTGGATCGTCTCCGTGCTCGGAGGTATGTGGATCCAGAAGTACATTCCCTGA
- a CDS encoding predicted protein, giving the protein MTGGAATRTVGSGGTATRGGPASSSRGAGSVGSAASSKPHAASHNVSAALSHRSSAGLAGVVAAAREKLRPVDPNLQERFCVHCRGPHRRNAPPHPPIAANPWRMECEFSVMYKASELPADKDSGSFMGGKDCLRWKVDGAPFEDFDIAYWLPIFVEGAQETTEPMRLIAITGSKQMIQADWSVIGPLIPAIVSRTRRALNSKTPAATAACLDIVRCLLTTHPGACDAMMRCDGYRRMAPVPNLFIKSKEMVRTGYELKMVGGQKERLCDVIDDVLNLMARQGGARGLALLKSYIPTFTPNKPAVPR; this is encoded by the coding sequence ATGACCGGCGGCGCAGCGACCCGGACCGTGGGCTCCGGAGGCACCGCCACGCGAGGGGGACCAGCATCCTCGTCGAGAggcgccgggtccgtcgggtccgccgcgtcgtccaagccgcacgcggcgtcgcacaacgtctccgcggcgctctcccaCCGCAGCTCCGccggcctcgcgggcgtcgtcgccgccgcgcgggagaaACTCCGCCCGGTGGACCCGAACCTCCAGGAGCGATTCTGCGTGCACTGCCGGGGCCCGCAccggaggaacgcgccgccacATCCCCCGATCGCGGCCAACCCGTGGCGAATGGAGTGCGAGTTCAGCGTCATGTACAAGGCGTCGGAGCTTCCCGCGGACAAGGACAGCGGGTCTTTCATGGGGGGTAAGGATTGTCTTCGGTGGAaagtcgacggcgcgccttTTGAAGATTTCGACATCGCGTACTGGCTCCCGATCTTCGTGGAGGGAGCGCAGGAGACCACCGAGCCCATGAGGCTCATCGCCATCACCGGCAGCAAGCAGATGATTCAGGCGGACTGGTCCGTCATCGGCCCGCTCATCCCCGCGATCGtctcgcgcacgcgcaggGCGCTGAACAGCAaaaccccggcggcgacggcggcgtgcctGGACATCGTCCGGTGCCTGCTGACCACGCACCCGGGGGCGTGCGACGCCATGATGCGGTGCGACGGGTACAGGCGCATGGCGCCGGTGCCCAACCTGTTCATCAAGTCCAAGGAGATGGTCCGCACGGGGTACGAGCTGAAGATGGTGGGCGGGCAGAAGGAGAGGCTGtgcgacgtcatcgacgacgtcctcaaCCTGATGGCGAGGcagggcggggcgcggggtctGGCGCTGCTCAAGTCGTACATACCGACGTTCACGCCGAACAAGCCCGCGGTGCCGCGATAG
- a CDS encoding bromodomain-containing protein (Predicted bromodomain-containing protein. ChromDB ID: GTE20103) — translation MTDVDMAPAAPEPVAPPFAQPSDPTTMNGGDGRKQLWPPGSEMQIFSEKLCVLLTPNMSLKAPKGYAWVPEGDHDFVAEEWEERKRVKKNPNARVMPPPKAKKAKAAPVVRMPDIPTFEPVAPLDVDEMDFTGLTEEEIKAKKKEIKRRKKEALMAQLAAINAAQGKLEEAEAKATGTPTMSAHREEGKRPSKPVNRLVDNIARQAQSAAPGSGGKRQMKKVAKRDKKGNVITHRMLKAQEIEGIRAIRHKALMKECRECLSSVRKHKYAWAFNKPVDPIALHIPDYFDIIKNPMDFGTIKEKLDKKSQQNGAYSGPQEFADDMRLVFDNCALYNTPDSDAGLMGSTLQQEFEKAWLAQNVDAKIAEEEAVRAQEDAVIASTSDEPVEEEVLAESQQVSEVNRQLAEVQRQLEELKKQQSMSNMAAMSGGGGGWGASTPPSGGGGGAPKRKRVDDDDYFMEEEDYEEYIPAPRGGSRRGGGAPRSAPKPRAAPRATGGGGGGGGALPNRDMSYAEKQELTELLGELPEDKQARVVQIVAERHAEMGGAEDDLIEINIEELDSVTLWKLDRYVRSCLKPKKKKPTQADMLLEAQRLEAEAERELMQVEASLGVGQPIVPPGSMDAAAPSPAQPASKAADGDATSSSSDSDSDSDSDSDSEDSAEGGGSNPKAGAAPAAPPQPAAGGASTLVEVSSTQRVTEDLALKQNASKKPVNVQNADGWANLADDNGAAGAPAAAAAKPAADIPDSLWSEFETMAQQKTDREKEREQEEAREKAAAAAKEQAAREEEERKAREAAEAEEAARRAEEEAEAAKRRALEEERARARAEVDGMAQTVDMAPEKVGTMMKEFEG, via the coding sequence ATGACGGACGTCGACATGGCCCCCGCGGCACCCGAGCCCGTGGCTCCCCCCTTCGCGCAGCCCTCCGATCCCACGACCatgaacggcggcgacgggcgcaaGCAGCTCTGGCCCCCGGGTTCGGAGATGCAGATCTTCAGCGAGAAGCTCTGCGTGCTGCTCACGCCCAACATGTCGCTCAAGGCGCCGAAGGGATACGCGTGGGTGCCCGAGGGCGACCACGacttcgtcgccgaggagtgGGAGGAGCGCAAGCGCGTCAAGAAGAACCccaacgcgcgcgtcatGCCCCCGcccaaggcgaagaaggcgaaaGCCGCCCCGGTTGTGCGCATGCCCGACATCCCTACgttcgagcccgtcgcgccgctcgacgtcgacgagatgGACTTCACGGGCCTGACCGAGGAGGAAATCAAGGCTAAGAAGAAGGAGATCAAGCGCAGGAAGAAGGAAGCCCTGatggcgcagctcgcggcgatcaacGCGGCTCAGGGTAaactcgaggaggcggaggcgaaggcgactGGGACGCCCACGATGAgcgcgcaccgcgaggaGGGGAAACGACCTTCAAAGCCCGTGAACCGGCTGGTGGATAACATCGCGAGGCAGGCgcagagcgccgcgccgggaaGCGGCGGCAAGCGCCAGATGAAGAAGGTTGCCAAGCGCGACAAGAAGGGGAACGTCATCACGCACAGGATGCTCAAGGCGCAGGAGATTGAGGGGATTCGCGCCATCCGCCACAAGGCGCTCATGAAGGAATGCCGCGAGTGCCTCTCGTCCGTGCGCAAGCACAAGTACGCGTGGGCGTTCAACAAGCCCGTCGACCCCATCGCGCTCCACATCCCGGACTACTTCGACATCATCAAGAACCCCATGGACTTTGGCACCATCAAGGAGAAGCTCGACAAGAAGTCGCAGCAGAACGGCGCGTACTCGGGCCCGCAGGAGTTCGCCGACGACATGCGGCTCGTCTTCGACAACTGCGCGCTGTACAACACCCCGGACTCCGACGCCGGATTGATGGGCAGCACCCTGCAACAGGAGTTTGAAAAGGCGTGGCTCGCGCAaaacgtcgacgccaagattgccgaggaggaagccgtcAGGGCTCAGGAGGACGCCGTCATCGCGAGCACCAGCGATGAacccgtcgaggaggaggtcctCGCCGAGTCGCAACAGGTGAGCGAGGTGAACCgccagctcgccgaggttcagcgccagctcgaggagctcaagaagcAGCAGTCGATGTCGAAcatggcggcgatgtccggcggcggcggcggttggggCGCGTCTACCCCTCCctctggcggcggcggcggcgcgcccaagcgcaagcgcgtcgacgacgacgactacttcatggaggaggaggactaCGAGGAGTACATCCCggctccccgcggcgggtcgcgcagggggggcggcgcgccgaggtcggcgcccaagccccgcgcggctccCCGAGCGacgggtggcggcggcggcggcggcggcgccctccccAACCGCGACATGAGCTACGCCGAGAAGCAAGAGCTcaccgagctcctcggggaACTTCCCGAGGATAAGCaggctcgcgtcgttcagattgtcgccgagcgccacgccgagatgggcggcgccgaggacgacctcATCGAGATCAacatcgaggagctcgacagCGTCACCCTCTGGAAGCTCGACCGGTACGTGCGCTCCTGCCTCAagcccaagaagaagaagcccaCGCAGGCGGACATgctcctcgaggcgcagcggctcgaggctgaggctgagcgAGAGCTGATGCAGGTGGAGGCGAGCCTCGGGGTTGGGCAGCCCATCGTGCCCCCCGGATCCATGgatgccgcggcgccgtccccaGCGCAGCCCGCGTCCAAGGctgccgacggcgacgccacctCTTCCTCCAGCGACTCGGAttccgactccgactccgactccgactcggaggattccgcggagggcggcggctccaACCCCAAGgctggcgccgcgcccgccgcgcctccccagcccgcggcggggggagcCTCCACCCTCGTGGAGGTGTCCTCCACCCAGCGCGTCACCGAGGACCTCGCCCTGAAGCAGAACGCCTCGAAGAAGCCGGTCAACGTGCAGAACGCGGACGGCTGGGCGAACCTGGCGGACgacaacggcgccgcgggtgcgcccgccgccgccgccgccaagcccgcggctGACATCCCCGACTCGCTCTGGTCCGAGTTTGAGACGATGGCGCAGCAAAAGACAGAcagggagaaggagcgcgagcaggaggaggcgcgcgagaaggcggcggccgccgcgaaggagcaagccgcccgcgaggaagaggagaggaaggctcgcgaggctgccgaggctgaggaggcggcgagacgcgccgaggaggaagccgaggCGGCTAAGaggcgcgccctcgaggaggaacgcgccagGGCCAGGGCCGAGGTTGACGGCATGGCGCAGACCGTCGACATGGCGCCGGAAAAGGTGGGGACGATGATGAAGGAGTTTGAGGGTtga
- a CDS encoding predicted protein, which yields MARPWLVAAFLLCVASAHTARALDADAAVIDLDDSNWKDLVIENGREAWVVSFGADGCAPCAQMAPTFAKAAKHMGGIVNFGHVHVGDASIKLAQSLGLTKVPHVVGLPAHKTLNPYTKKSEKIAVEYRNSTASHKRIAEFAATLLPDDRVTRIADADALARARTDASHLPVAVLVTAKETTGSLFKSLSLRFRGRVAFAEVHVSDAPDVLASIPGLADPATIEPPALLLFPPAGGEGGDVERHGGEMNARSLAAYIESKAADAAPEDDAPEVFDPRGGKVGAGGNNGAGPGGESPGGESPGDSDDGSLFPSVTPARFEELVLKAPPVAVVAFTKLGDRACVDVSRRLASSAIKGVNGRVSLMEVNASSPEGAKLAERYAPETFFSANDQSESGEGTEDDKKCVAAVLFPHGTDKEDADPDTYDGDVDDAEAFAAWVREAIPDFTMPLPQPRLVEAFMQNDPFAPKVILFADAKPDSALGRDFIALAANFHQDFQFATIPSGDKVNAAKFGVQSYPSLRMMFVPPLKGGENPDTNTVQMQVAQFPGYTLDYLYMHSWLDQIRAQVLGKDPTGGDGGPEKGAADPVKLVGTPKELDAECGGAGLCVVAFVPQGTEDTELRTAIVQAAADDKSDRPVKFVVVDPVKQRSFAAAFEVSADDVPAVAVVSMRKNRFATYRATFSAERIAGFLDDVLSAKQRTRMIQEIPKLVPGGEEPEEVFDEDVEEEFDLADIMGEDVEGEVTNEERLSRIERELAEEEAEKKRKKAEEEDAAAAAKKASKKKKKKKRKGKAHSEL from the coding sequence ATGGCTCGTCCgtggctcgtcgcggcgtttcTCCtgtgcgtcgcctcggcgcacaccgcgcgggcgctcgacgcggacgccgccgtgatCGACCTGGACGACAGCAACTGGAAGGACCTCGTGATTGAGAATGGCAGGGAGGCGTGGGTCGTCTCGTTCGGAGCCGACGGAtgcgcgccgtgcgcccAGATGGCGCCGACCTTCGCGAAGGCGGCCAAGCACATGGGCGGCATCGTCAACTTCgggcacgtccacgtcggagACGCGTCCATCAAGCTGGCGCAGTCTCTGGGCTTGACGAAGGTGCCGCACGTCGTCGGCCTCCCCGCGCACAAGACGCTCAACCCGTACACGAAGAAGAGCGAGAAGATCGCGGTGGAGTACCGCAACAGCACCGCCTCGCACAAGCGCATCGCCGAGTTCGCCGCCACCTTGCTCCCCGACGATCGCGTCACgcgcatcgcggacgcggacgcgctcgcgagggcgcgaaccGACGCCAGCCACCTCCCGGTCGCGgtgctcgtcaccgccaagGAAACAACCGGATCGCTCTTCAAGTCCCTCTCGCTGCGcttccgcggacgcgtcgcgttcgcggaggTCCACGTctccgacgcccccgacgttCTCGCATCAATCCCGGGGCTGGCTGATCCCGCCACGATCGAGCCACCCGCGCTCCTGCTGTTCCcacccgcggggggcgaggggggcgacgtcgagaggcacggcggcgagatgaacgcgcgctcgctcgccgcgtacaTCGAATCgaaagccgccgacgccgcgcccgaggacgacgcgccggaggttttcgacccgcgcgggggcaaggtgggcgcggggggtaataacggcgcgggacccggcggtgagtcaccgggcggtgagtcaccgggcgactcggacgacggaTCGCTCTTCCCGTCGGTGACCCCGGCTCggttcgaggagctcgtgctCAAAGctccgcccgtcgccgtcgtcgcgttcacCAAGCTGGGCGACCGGGCGTGCGTGGACGTCTCGAggcggctcgcgtcgtccgcgatcaAGGGCGTCAACGGACGCGTGTCCCTGATGGAGGTGAACGCGTCCTCTCCGGAGGGGGCGAAACTCGCGGAGAGGTACGCGCCCGAAACGTTTTTCTCGGCGAACGATCAATCCGAATCCGGGGAGGGAACCGAGGACGACAAGAAGTgcgtggcggcggtgctgtTTCCGCACGGCACCGacaaggaggacgccgacccGGACACGTACGATggtgacgtggacgacgccgaggcgttcgcggcgtgggTCAGGGAGGCCATCCCCGACTTCACCATGCCGCTGCCCCAGCCGAGGCTGGTGGAGGCGTTCATGCAGAACGACCCGTTCGCGCCCAAGGTTATCCTCTTCGCGGACGCCAAGCCGGACTCGGCGCTGGGCCGCGATttcatcgcgctcgccgccaactTCCACCAGGACTTCCAGTTCGCGACGATCCCATCCGGCGACAAGGTAAACGCGGCAAAGTTTGGCGTCCAATCGTACCCGAGCCTCCGCATGATGTTCGTGCCGCCGCTCAAGGGTGGGGAGAATCCGGACACCAACACCGTCCAGATGCAGGTGGCGCAGTTCCCGGGCTATACGCTCGATTACCTGTACATGCACTCGTGGCTGGACCAGATCCGCGCGCAGGTGCTCGGGAAGGAccccaccggcggcgacggcggccccGAGAAGGGCGCGGCTGACCCGGTGAAATTGGTCGGAACGCCCAAGGAACTCGACGCggagtgcggcggcgcggggctctgcgtcgtcgccttcgtcCCGCAGGGAACCGAGGACACCGAGCTGCGAACGGCGATCGtccaggccgccgcggatgacaAGTCGGACAGGCCCGTCAAGTTTGTCGTCGTGGACCCCGTGAAGCAGCgatcgttcgccgccgcgtttgaggtgagcgccgacgacgtccccgccgttgCCGTCGTGAGCATGAGGAAGAACAGGTTCGCGACGTACAGGGCCACGTTCAGtgccgagcgcatcgcgggGTTTTTGGACGACGTCCTGTCCGCGAAGCAGCGCACGCGTATGATCCAGGAGATCCCGAAGCTCGTTCCCGGCGGGGAGGAACCGGAGGAGGTGTttgacgaggacgtcgaggaggagttcgACCTGGCCGACATCatgggcgaggacgtcgaggggGAGGTGACCAACGAGGAGAGGCTCAGCCGCATCGAGCGGgagctggcggaggaggaggccgagaagaagaggaagaaggcggaggaggaggacgccgcggcggctgccaaGAAGGCTTCCaagaagaaaaagaagaagaagaggaaggGTAAGGCGCACTCCGAGCTGTGA
- a CDS encoding predicted protein: MTRNDVTELVVFNRMKKGITWASLAEACGKSVPWTTSALLGQHQMSKEMAQAAGAMLDLPDDAVMLLQHVPYKGTGSIPVGQTVPTDPLIYRFYEMVMVYGSTYKELIHEEFGDGIMSAIDFDMEFGRQADPNGDRVKITLTGKYLKYKQF; the protein is encoded by the coding sequence atgACGCGCAACGACGtcaccgagctcgtcgtcttcAACCGCATGAAGAAAGGGATCACGTGGGCGTCTCTCGCCGAGGCATGCGGCAAGAGCGTCCCGTGGACCACGTCCGCGCTGCTGGGCCAGCATCAGATGTCCAAGGAGATGGCGCAGGCTGCGGGTGCCATGCTCGATCTACCCGACGATGCGGTCATGCTCCTGCAGCACGTGCCGTACAAGGGCACCGGGTCCATCCCGGTGGGCCAGACGGTCCCGACGGACCCGCTCATCTACAGGTTCTACGAGATGGTCATGGTGTACGGCAGCACGTACAAGGAGCTCATCCACGAGGAGTTCGGCGACGGGATCATGTCCGCCATCGACTTCGACATGGAGTTTGGCCGGCAGGCGGATCCAAACGGGGACAGGGTGAAGATCACACTCACGGGCAAGTACCTCAAGTACAAGCAGTTCTga
- a CDS encoding predicted protein gives TAESVVRGMYDAINRRDVEAALAFVDDDILYEDFNFPVPFKGKERVRKLFEESCDGIPDDMLFIVDECTDGGGLSVGMTWYVELEGEPFPNARGASFYRIDPTSGKLVYARDVVEPPFKLGDVSFSIIRAVAPAVKAQLRRAREARGDTEAAPKAATANATAAIDPPSGGTAVDDEPGDAVAAAGLYALGAAYWFVLLLSPPGWQGLPGEPAWAVAPETLAEVVAESTDFFFVLPALNKFGIDLLGPAPAVHPVTLGVFNFAEAFIFMLLPLMLMTRKGRDLPTVKAWSVAMFLTNALMLPYLGARAAAPAPAAWREAKADGTAAGIAEVARGEKGLLSRAFGLVGLGVGVLSVYWALFEDPAVGGDLAARGEYLRQLVTEDRVSLAFVVDIALFSVWQAWFIGEVDEEAPAACRFVPYWGLAAWLML, from the coding sequence ACCGCCGAGTCCGTCGTCAGGGGCATGTACGACGCCAtcaaccgccgcgacgtcgaggcagcgctcgcgttcgtcgacgacgacatcctATACGAGGACTTCAACTTTCCCGTCCCGTTCAAGGGCAAGGAGAGGGTGCGCAAGCTGTTCGAGGAATCCTGCGACGGGATCCCCGACGACATGCTCTTCATCGTGGACGAGtgcaccgacggcggcggactctCCGTGGGCATGACGTGGTACGTGGAGCTGGAGGGCGAGCCGTTCCCAAACGCCAGGGGCGCGAGTTTCTACCGCATCGACCCGACGTCCGGTAAACTCGTgtacgcgcgcgacgtcgtggagcCCCCGTTCAAGCTCGGGGACGTGTCGTTCAGCATCATCAGGGCGGTGGCACCCGCGGTGAAGGCGCAGctccggcgggcgcgagaggcgcgcggagaCACCGAGGCGGCACCGAAAgccgcgaccgcgaacgcgacAGCCGCGATCGATCCCCCGAGCGGGGGCACAGCCGTGGACGAcgaacccggcgacgccgtcgccgccgcgggtctctacgcgctcggcgccgcgtacTGGTTCGTGCTCCTCCTCTCGCCGCCCGGGTGGCAGGGTCTGCCCGGCGAGCCCGCGTGGGCGGTGGCCCCGGAGACACTCGCGGAGGTTGTCGCCGAGTCGACGGATTTCTTCTTTGTTCTCCCCGCGCTCAACAAGTTCGGGATCGACCTcctcggacccgcgccggcggtgcaCCCGGTGACCCTCGGCGTGTTCAActtcgccgaggcgttcATCTTCATGCTGCTCCCGCTGATGCTGATGACGCGCAAAGGCCGCGACCTGCCCACGGTCAAGGCGTGGTCCGTCGCGATGTTTCTCACCAACGCGTTGATGCTCCCGTACTTgggcgctcgagcggctgcgcccgcgcccgcggcgtggcgcgaggccaaggcggacgggaccgcggcggggatcgcggaggtggcgcgcggggagaagGGGCTCCTGTCGAGGGCGTTCGggctcgtcggcctcggcgtcggtgtccTGTCGGTGTACTGGGCGCTGTTTGAGGaccccgcggtgggcggcgacctcgcggcgcggggcgagtaCCTGCGCCAGCTGGTGACGGAGGACCGGGTCAGtctcgcgttcgtcgtggACATCGCGCTGTTCTCCGTGTGGCAAGCGTGGTTCatcggcgaggtggacgaggaggctcccgcggcgtgcAGGTTCGTGCCGTATTGGGGGCTCGCCGCGTGGCTGATGCTGTGA
- a CDS encoding amino Acid/Auxin permease family (amino acid), with product MGSEKDPLIPKDVALTDSGRPVVKRSVHWALLSFLILGEIAGQGVFALPLHLGRLGWFAGTLTCFGTLAINNISLRIMYATHTRFPEAKSQGEAAGILFGPVGQGFIRAVVHLYLFTIQSAYLNSLGRTIMNEFYGTRVCLPLATGIASLIVFPFAQLRSYGDITGISIASFAAVVAVVFLIVGRSREVDPDPTSSTSFWPPLGITDSLTSVGGFFFASGGGQCAFFEYLSEMSRPEDYPKTLWLTTPALFALYYGTAAAMYARFGDKVPGFLLDILPFDASRLVGNTLFFFHIIVSFVILNSALLRAYARYSVTDSSNAARRDWAGLSAIVVLGAYVLTNTVSLFEDLTAAIGSLFVSTTVLLIPPAYLYAAHWFKRREDPERGAIGRENNTPVKRSPSLKKLGGFIGKFSPMKKGRKGGEGGDAGGGGSSGGSTPGESTPRPTGFEVHWSVLWSLRVMLAVAVVAVPVLSWGSLVRLVQDMATLAPPFSCGPCVTKECIENERAESAMAYLGLLERRVRGAALRG from the coding sequence ATGGGTTCGGAAAAGGACCCCCTGATTCCCAAGGACGTCGCCCTGACGGACTCGGGGCGCCCCGTCGTCAAGCGCAGCGTGCACTGGGCGCTGCTCTCCTTCCTCATCCTCGGAGAGATCGCGGGCCAGGGCGTCTTCGCGCTGCCTCTTCACCTCGGTCGGTTGGGGTGGTTCGCGGGCACGCTCACGTGCTTCGGCACGCTGGCCATCAACAACATCTCCCTGCGCATCATGTACGCCACGCACACGCGGTTTCCGGAGGCGAAATCCCAGGGCGAGGCTGCGGGCATCCTCTTCGGCCCCGTCGGCCAAGGCTTCATCCGCGCCGTGGTGCACCTCTACCTCTTCACCATCCAATCCGCGTACCTCAACTCGCTCGGACGGACCATCATGAACGAGTTCTACGGCACGCGCGTCTGCCTCCCGCTGGCCACCGGCATCGCGTCCCTCATCGTCTTCCCGTTCGCGCAGCTGAGGAGCTACGGCGACATCACCGGGATCAGCatcgcgtccttcgccgccgtcgtcgccgtcgtctttCTCATCGTCGGACGTTCGCGTGAGGTGGACCCCGACCCGACGTCCTCCACCTCGTTCTGGCCCCCGCTGGGCATCACCGACTCGTTGACCAGCGTCGGCGGGTTCTTcttcgcgtccggcggcgggcagTGCGCCTTCTTCGAGTACCTCAGCGAGATGTCCCGGCCGGAGGATTACCCCAAGACGCTGTGGCtcaccacccccgcgctcttcgcgtTGTACTACGGcacagccgcggcgatgtaCGCGCGGTTCGGGGATAAGGTTCCGGGATTTTTGCTGGACATCCTCCCGTTCGACGCCAGCCGGCTCGTGGGTAACACCCTGTTCTTCTTCCACATCATCGTCAGCTTCGTCATCCTCAACTCGGCGCTGTTAAGGGCGTACGCGAGGTACTCGGTGACGGATTCGTcaaacgccgcgaggcgggATTGGGCCGGGCTGTCCGCTATCGTCGTCCTGGGCGCGTACGTGCTGACGAACACCGTGAGTCTGTTCGAGgacctcaccgcggcgatcgggtcGCTCTTCGTCTCCACCACGGTGCTGTTGATACCCCCGGCGTACCTCTACGCCGCGCACTGGTTCAAGCGTCGCGAGGATCCGGAGCGGGGCGCGATCGGGCGGGAAAATAACACCCCGGTGAagaggagcccgagcctgAAGAAGCTCGGGGGTTTCATCGGGAAGTTCTCGCCGATGAAGAAGGGGAggaagggcggcgagggaggagatgcgggcggcggcgggtccagCGGAGGGTCGACCCCGGGCGAGAgcacgccgaggccgacgggTTTTGAGGTGCACTGGTCCGTGCTGTGGTCGCTTCGGGTCatgctcgcggtggcggtcgTGGCGGTGCCGGTGCTGTCGTGGGGGTCGCTCGTGCGGCTGGTGCAGGACATGGCGACcctggcgccgccgttctCGTGCGGGCCGTGCGTCACCAAGGAGTGCATCGAGAACGAGCGCGCAGagagcgcgatggcgtacCTCGGATTATTGGAACGCAGAGTGAGGGGAGCCGCGCTGCGGGGGTGA
- the PSBR gene encoding photosystem II PsbR protein, chloroplast precursor (targeT and chloroP predict 32aa cTP; expressed), whose protein sequence is MAAIMSTSSAFAGVKVQARVAVKSQRAQTVIMANASGPKRGTKAQGGQAGVGYKGSTEAGSAPKTRSGKAGYVYKLGLRNGKANVDEYSPIYTPSEFKTDGDKYEGDLKLAAGAVLGVIGTGALAILATSAL, encoded by the exons ATGGCTGCTATCAtgtccacctcctccgccttcgccggcgtGAAGGTCCaggcccgcgtcgccgtcaagTCCCAGCGCGCGCAGACCGTCATCATGGCCAACGCCTCCGGCCCCAAGCGC GGTACCAAGGCCCAGGGTGGCCAGGCTGGCGTTGGTTACAAGGGCTCCACCGAGGCTGGCTCCGCCCCCAAGAC CCGCTCCGGCAAGGCTGGCTACGTCTACAAGCTCGGCCTCCGCAACGGCAAGGCTAACGTCGACGAGTACTCCCCCATCTACACCCCGTCCGAGTTCAAGACTGACGGCGACAAGTACGAGGGTGACctcaagctcgccgcgggcgccgtcctcggcgtgatcggcaccggcgccctcgccatcctcgccacctccgccctCTAA